TGTATTGTCTATTAGTGTTTCTAGTATGTTTTCAATTTTAATTTTGTCTCTATGAGCAACCATTTCTATTGCTGCTTCCTGATTTTGACTAAAAGCAGAATTAGTACAGTTATTTGATCCGAGAATAATGTGAGTATGACTTCCTTTTTCCCACAGGTAACACTTTGCATGTAAATCCATTTTTATAAGATTGTTTATATCATTATTTGTAATTTCATCTAGCAATGATAGACCATCAATAATTTCATCTTTCAATGTATAACATTTAAATTTATCTAGAGTATTTGTATTTATTTTATTTAATGCGTCATCTTTTGAAAGTAAGTAAATAACACCATCTGAACAGTTTTTTATTTCTGTTAGTTTTTCTTCAGATAAGAAAGGAGATATTATTACAGTATTTTGCATTTTATTTGGAAAAGAGAAGTTATCATTAGGAAAGCCATGAAACAATACTTTTGATATATCATCAGGATTTTTAAATTGAACTTGTTCTAGCTCTTTAACTATATTACTTATAAATTTTTTATCTTTACTATCATGTGTGAAAGAGTTTAAAAAAGTTATTAAAGATTCATTATAATTTCCTGTTTTAATCTTACCATCTGCATGATAAGTTACATCCCAATTATTAGTATCTGTGATATTTTTACTCATGACAATAAGTCTATATATTTTTTCATTTGAGTTCTTACAATTAAATTTTATTAACCAGACCTTTGGATGAAAGCTACCTTTTTTATTACGAACGGACTTAATACAAGGCTCTAAAAGTGTAAAAACTGGGCTAAAAGTTTCTGGAACTTTTATTCTTCCATAATGTCCATAAATACGTAATTTCTCCTTAGCCTCGCTTAAAGCTGTAATAACATCATAACGTTCACCTTTAATATCTTCTAATATTTCCTTACTTAAAAAGAGTGAAACTGCGCATGCTAAAACCATTGTAAGATCCATACTGAATGTTAAACCCAATGCTTGTTCAGTTTCATATCCTTCAGGGGGAGTTAAAATATCTGTATATGTTGTAATATTACTACTTCTTAGCATAGGTCCAACCCCTTATAGATATCTGTTAGAATATTTTTTACTTGGTTAAATCTATAATCTTGATATTTCATTCCATACCAAACTCTAT
Above is a genomic segment from Thiospirochaeta perfilievii containing:
- a CDS encoding phospholipase D family protein, yielding MLRSSNITTYTDILTPPEGYETEQALGLTFSMDLTMVLACAVSLFLSKEILEDIKGERYDVITALSEAKEKLRIYGHYGRIKVPETFSPVFTLLEPCIKSVRNKKGSFHPKVWLIKFNCKNSNEKIYRLIVMSKNITDTNNWDVTYHADGKIKTGNYNESLITFLNSFTHDSKDKKFISNIVKELEQVQFKNPDDISKVLFHGFPNDNFSFPNKMQNTVIISPFLSEEKLTEIKNCSDGVIYLLSKDDALNKINTNTLDKFKCYTLKDEIIDGLSLLDEITNNDINNLIKMDLHAKCYLWEKGSHTHIILGSNNCTNSAFSQNQEAAIEMVAHRDKIKIENILETLIDNTVYKINDYKDKEEEIKLFSPYIRSDEIIKDDSENIKQADQIRRLLEVSPLSGIITKDKESDSYTIEFTSNLSIPDKYSNWCVEVALVTNKSVKKILDKQVLFDNLELDSLTSFIIISIKNKDYNKYRYLVKVEYKNYSDYFSKMENRIVSEIFNSTNKLINYITWLLQCDPESSNDLPIFVETSEGFGSKNGVEFNIPLYESLILVAAKEPKKLQKIDHVISILESNNNIPEDELKIIEQFWKPFKKYIKGIK